A single window of Apium graveolens cultivar Ventura unplaced genomic scaffold, ASM990537v1 ctg83, whole genome shotgun sequence DNA harbors:
- the LOC141704853 gene encoding ACT domain-containing protein ACR11-like encodes MAVAMASSGCTLGIYSNLKALEVQPISRPSLFSSTSSFDSLNHSCISPKLRLSSSASTVIVKASSAPTVEDGSYQETDTIPTPKVIIDQDSDPDATVVEITFGDRLGALLDTMSALRNLGLNVVKAEVFLDSSGKHNKFAITKVSDGRKIEDPEMLESIRLTIINNLLEYHPESSGQLAMGAAFGVLPPSEQVDIDIATRIRVRDDGSERSLLYVETVDRPGLLVDLVRIITDINVNVVSGEFDTEGLLAKATFHVNYRNKPLIKPLQQVLANSLRYYLRRPTTEEGSF; translated from the exons ATGGCTGTGGCCATGGCTTCTTCTGGTTGTACTCTTGGGATTTACAGCAACTTGAAGGCTCTTGAAGTGCAGCCCATTTCAAGACCATCTCTTTTCAGCTCAACTTCTTCTTTTGACTCACTAAACCACTCGTGCATTTCACCAAAATTAAG ATTGTCGTCGTCAGCAAGTACAGTTATTGTAAAAGCATCATCAGCCCCCACTGTGGAG GATGGAAGTTACCAAGAGACTGATACAATCCCGACGCCTAAAGTTATAATAGATCAGGATTCAGATCCAGATGCAACAGTCGTGGAGATCACTTTTGGGGATCGACTTGGAGCTCTCCTTGACACA ATGAGCGCACTTAGAAATCTTGGACTTAATGTTGTCAAGGCAGAGGTCTTCCTCGATTCTTCTGGGAAGCACAACAAGTTTGCCATCACTAAAGT CTCTGATGGTAGGAAAATAGAGGACCCGGAAATGCTCGAGTCAATTCGTTTGACAATTATTAACAATTTGCTGGAATATCACCCG GAATCCAGTGGGCAATTAGCAATGGGTGCTGCCTTCGGAGTTTTGCCACCAAGTGAACAG GTTGATATTGATATTGCAACTCGGATCAGAGTTAGGGACGATGGCTCTGAACGAAG CTTGTTATATGTTGAGACAGTAGATCGCCCTGGTTTACTTGTGGACCTTGTCAGGATTATCACTGACATCAATGTTAATGTTGTATCAGGAGAGTTTGATACAGAG GGTTTGTTGGCCAAGGCAACATTTCATGTCAACTACAGAAACAAGCCTCTCATCAAACCTCTTCAACAG GTTCTTGCTAATAGCTTACGTTATTATTTGAGGCGACCAACAACAGAAGAGGGGAGCTTTTAA
- the LOC141704851 gene encoding 4-coumarate--CoA ligase 1-like yields the protein MDTNTNNNKQDIIFRSKLPDIYIPKHLPLHSYCFENISRFSSRPCLINGATGQTYTYYDVQLVSKKVSSGLKTLGIHQGDTIMLLLPNAPEFVFAFLGASYCGAISTMANPFFTSAEVIKQVKASNAKLIITQASYVDKIREYACENKLKIMCIDSPPEGCLHFSVLSQANEKYMPEVVISPDDAVALPYSSGTTGLPKGVMLTHKGLVTSVAQQVDGENPNLYMHSEDVMLCVLPLFHIYSLNSVLLCGLRAGTAILIMQKFDIVPFLELIQKYKVTIGPFVPPIVLAIAKSPVVDNYDLSSVRTVMSGAAPLGKDLEDAVRAKFPNAKLGQGYGMTEAGPVLAMCLAFAKEPFEIKSGACGTVVRNAEMKIVDPDTSISLPRNQRGEICIRGDQIMKGYLNDPESTERTIDKEGWLHTGDIGYIDDDDELFIVDRLKEIIKYKGFQVAPAELEAMLLTHPNISDAAVVPMIDEKAGEVPVAFVVRSNGSSTTEDEVKQFISKQVVFYKRVYRVFFVDSIPKSPSGKILRKDLRARLAAGDLPQN from the exons ATGGATACCAATACTAACAACAACAAACAAGACATAATCTTTAGATCAAAGCTGCCTGATATCTACATCCCTAAACACCTTCCTTTACATTCTTATTGTTTCGAAAACATCTCTAGATTTAGCTCCAGGCCTTGTTTGATCAACGGCGCCACGGGCCAAACCTACACGTACTATGATGTCCAGCTCGTTTCTAAAAAGGTCTCATCAGGTCTCAAAACACTTGGTATTCACCAGGGTGATACCATCATGCTCCTGCTACCGAATGCGCCTGAATTCGTGTTTGCTTTCCTTGGCGCATCCTACTGTGGCGCCATATCAACAATGGCTAATCCTTTTTTCACATCTGCTGAGGTTATCAAACAAGTCAAGGCATCAAACGCTAAGCTTATAATTACGCAAGCTAGCTATGTTGATAAAATCAGAGAATATGCATGCGAGAACAAGTTGAAAATCATGTGTATTGATTCGCCTCCTGAAGGCTGTTTGCATTTCTCCGTGTTGAGTCAGGCTAATGAGAAATATATGCCTGAGGTCGTGATTAGTCCTGATGACGCGGTGGCCCTCCCGTACTCATCAGGTACCACGGGGCTGCCTAAAGGAGTGATGTTAACTCATAAAGGACTTGTAACAAGTGTAGCGCAACAGGTGGATGGAGAGAATCCAAATTTATATATGCATAGTGAAGATGTGATGCTTTGTGTTTTGCCTTTGTTTCATATTTATTCACTAAACTCCGTGTTGCTTTGTGGACTTAGAGCTGGAACTGCTATTCTGATTATGCAGAAGTTTGATATTGTTCCGTTTTTGGAGCTGATACAAAAGTACAAGGTCACAATTGGACCTTTTGTTCCGCCAATTGTTCTGGCTATAGCTAAAAGTCCAGTGGTTGATAATTATGATCTGTCGTCGGTTAGAACAGTCATGTCAGGTGCTGCTCCTTTAGGTAAGGATCTCGAGGATGCTGTTCGAGCTAAGTTCCCTAACGCCAAGCTTGGTCAG GGGTACGGAATGACAGAGGCAGGGCCAGTTTTAGCAATGTGTTTGGCTTTTGCTAAAGAACCATTCGAGATCAAATCGGGTGCGTGTGGGACTGTGGTAAGAAATGCAGAGATGAAGATTGTTGATCCTGATACGTCCATCTCTCTCCCGAGGAATCAACGAGGAGAGATTTGTATTCGAGGTGATCAGATCATGAAAG GTTATCTCAACGATCCCGAGTCAACTGAGAGAACAATAGACAAAGAAGGCTGGCTGCATACAGGTGATATCGGGTACATAGACGACGACGATGAGCTATTTATCGTTGACAGATTAAAAGAAATCATAAAATACAAAGGCTTCCAAGTAGCCCCTGCTGAACTTGAAGCCATGTTGCTTACTCATCCTAACATTTCAGATGCTGCAGTTGTTCC CATGATCGATGAAAAGGCGGGAGAGGTTCCAGTAGCTTTTGTTGTGAGATCAAATGGTTCCTCAACAACTGAAGATGAAGTTAAGCAATTCATCTCAAAACAG GTGGTGTTTTACAAGAGAGTATACCGAGTATTTTTCGTCGATTCGATTCCGAAATCACCATCAGGAAAAATACTCCGAAAGGACTTGAGAGCAAGGCTGGCAGCAGGCGATCTTCCTCAGAACTAA